Within Streptomyces sp. NBC_00704, the genomic segment CCGCCTCGTTCTGGTACAGCTCGCGCACCTTGCCGGTGTGCAGATGCACCAGGCCCGGCACCTGAAGGGGCTCGGGCTTTTCTACGAATCCGGACACGGTTCCTCCCCGTGGTTCTGACCTGGAGGCTCGATTGTCCCTTAGTTCAGGATTGACCTCGGACGCCGGGTGGCCGGACCGTCCGGGACGACAGCCGAACGGGCCCGCCTGGGAGGCGGGCACAGGCCCTGAGGCGGCGGGGATCCCGGCGGTGGGGGGATGGGCGGCGGTGTGAAGCGAGCGGCGGTGGGGAGCGGGTGGGGGCGGGGGTGGGGGTGGATCAGTCGCGCTTGCAGATGCGGTCCAGGAGGTTGGCCGTCGCGCGTTGGACCCGGGGGTCGGCATGGCCGGGGCGGTCGAGCGCCGGCGACCAGGCGAAGGTGCCGGAGGCGAACACCAGGGCGCCCGACGGCGCGCGGTAGAGGGACGTCTCCTGGTGCCGCCGGACGCCCTCGCCGTCGCGGTAGGGCGAGTGGGCGAGGAGGATGCGGTCCTCGTGCCGCGGGAGCGGGGTGCGCGGGAAGTAGCGGTCGGCCTCGCCCGCCACCAGCCCTTCGATGCCCTCGCCCTCTCCCGTGCCGGTCGCCTCCCACAGCCAGTGGCCGGCGTTGCGGACGATCAGCGGATGCGGCTCGGGCACCCGGCCCGCGTACTGGATGCCCACCAACTGCTGCTCGGCGCGGTCGACCTCCCGCCACAGCGCGGCCCTGCCGGGTCCCCTGCGCTTGCGGCAGGTGAGCAGACGGCTGGGCACACCGGACGGCGACGGCCCCAACTCCACCTGCCAGTAGACGGAGTTGGCGGACAGGAACACGAGCGAGGTGCCGGTGTCGCGGGCGAGTTCCACCGTGCGGCGCATCTTGGCGGACCAGTACTCGTCGTGGCCGGGGAAGACCAGGCCCCGGTACCGGGTGGGGTCGATCAGGCCGGCGTGCAGGTCGCGGGCGTCGGCGTAGGCGAGGTCGTAGCCGTAGCGCTCGGCCCAGCGGATGAAGTCGTAGGCGTGACCGACGTGCAGGGGTAAGCCCGCGCCCGCGTACGGCCGGTCGAAGGAGACCGTGGTCGCCGCGTCGGCCTCGCCGAGCAGCCGGCCGTTCTCGTCCCAGGCGTGGTAGAGGCTGGCGCCGGTGCGACCGTCCTCGGGGTAGAGGTTGTAGGCCTGCCAGGTGATGTCGGGCAGCACC encodes:
- a CDS encoding N,N-dimethylformamidase beta subunit family domain-containing protein codes for the protein MGPGPGPEHIRRWESGALAHAVTDPFGQGPVPWLRGSETYFDDTGQVVPWYVDQAAPAPAQGAPRVPGPRSAPRPGGPRSADDVGRQIKGFVSTGAVAPGGAVDFHVTVDPPQEFSVDVYRIGHYDGDGAAKITTSPRLSGIVQPPPLTADRTVSCHHWWLSWRLQVPSYWNVGAYVAVLTTADGYRSHVPFTVRERRPADLLLVLPDITWQAYNLYPEDGRTGASLYHAWDENGRLLGEADAATTVSFDRPYAGAGLPLHVGHAYDFIRWAERYGYDLAYADARDLHAGLIDPTRYRGLVFPGHDEYWSAKMRRTVELARDTGTSLVFLSANSVYWQVELGPSPSGVPSRLLTCRKRRGPGRAALWREVDRAEQQLVGIQYAGRVPEPHPLIVRNAGHWLWEATGTGEGEGIEGLVAGEADRYFPRTPLPRHEDRILLAHSPYRDGEGVRRHQETSLYRAPSGALVFASGTFAWSPALDRPGHADPRVQRATANLLDRICKRD